A genomic window from Salvia splendens isolate huo1 chromosome 11, SspV2, whole genome shotgun sequence includes:
- the LOC121754814 gene encoding zinc finger protein ZAT10-like, with translation MALTTGAAPPLSHSRSFDDVSDWPKSKRSKRLLSSREQSQDEYLAFCLVMLARGGGGAAAGSVSYKCSVCGRAFHSYQALGGHKASHRAKAPAAAEEINSSAAAGLSPSGRRHECSVCHKIFPSGQALGGHKRRHYEGVIGGSATRSRATAVVRDLDLNSLPSGEEV, from the coding sequence ATGGCTCTCACCACCGGCGCGGCACCGCCGCTCAGCCACTCCCGCAGCTTCGACGACGTCTCCGACTGGCCGAAATCCAAGCGCTCCAAGCGCCTCCTCTCCAGCCGCGAACAATCCCAAGACGAATATCTCGCCTTCTGCCTCGTCATGCTCGcccgcggcggcggcggcgccgccGCCGGCTCGGTTTCGTACAAGTGTAGTGTGTGCGGCAGGGCTTTCCATTCGTACCAAGCGCTCGGCGGCCACAAGGCCAGCCACCGCGCCAAGGCTCCGGCGGCGGCGGAAGAGATCAATAGCTCCGCCGCCGCGGGGCTGAGCCCTAGCGGGCGGCGCCACGAGTGCTCAGTCTGCCATAAAATTTTCCCGTCGGGGCAGGCTCTCGGTGGACACAAGCGGAGGCACTATGAAGGCGTGATCGGCGGCAGTGCCACCAGGAGCCGCGCCACCGCTGTCGTCCGGGATCTCGACTTGAACAGTCTGCCGTCGGGTGAAGAAGTGTAG